A genomic segment from Desulfurispirillum indicum S5 encodes:
- a CDS encoding diacylglycerol kinase, whose protein sequence is MENKTSRRQNPPYHLLRNASYALDGLRDILRTESSFRIEVVLFVIFQAIAIFLPVTTVAKAVLSVSLFIPLLAELANSAIERAVDLVTQEFHEMAKRAKDAGSALVFMSFVTTIVIWGWVLYVEFLA, encoded by the coding sequence ATGGAAAACAAAACGTCCCGTCGCCAGAATCCACCCTACCACCTGTTGCGCAATGCGTCTTACGCCCTGGATGGCTTGCGGGACATTCTGCGCACCGAGTCATCGTTCCGGATTGAAGTGGTGCTCTTTGTCATTTTTCAGGCAATCGCCATATTCCTGCCCGTCACCACCGTCGCCAAGGCAGTACTCAGTGTATCGCTTTTCATTCCCCTGCTGGCCGAACTGGCCAACAGCGCCATAGAAAGAGCGGTGGATCTGGTGACTCAGGAATTCCACGAAATGGCCAAACGCGCCAAGGACGCCGGCAGCGCCCTGGTGTTCATGTCCTTTGTGACGACCATCGTGATCTGGGGCTGGGTGCTGTACGTGGAGTTTCTTGCCTGA
- a CDS encoding 3-deoxy-D-manno-octulosonic acid kinase encodes MTAFHTHTLAPGHFLLSCDGHGEARWFDPSWRQQHAVQQGEALGRGNSQILRIGDTTVVLRHYLRGGIIARLNRDKYLWQGLKDTRPYRELTLLLKLRDMGLSVPNPVAGRVLRRGFWYTADIMTEYIADSLTLDQWLMSRQISMDLWQRIGATIATFHRAGLDHVDLNIRNILIDSHKQVYLIDFDRCQLRDPDSHWQHGNLERLSRSLYKLGHYTPWQWQQLMHGYRQPASLHRT; translated from the coding sequence ATGACGGCATTTCATACACACACCCTGGCTCCCGGACACTTTCTGCTCAGCTGTGATGGTCACGGGGAAGCCCGGTGGTTCGACCCCAGCTGGCGGCAGCAACACGCTGTTCAGCAGGGAGAAGCCCTGGGGCGCGGCAACAGTCAGATCCTGCGCATCGGCGACACCACCGTCGTCCTGCGGCACTATCTGCGGGGCGGCATTATCGCCCGGCTGAACCGCGACAAATACCTCTGGCAGGGCCTGAAGGACACCAGACCCTATCGCGAATTGACATTATTGCTGAAGCTTCGCGACATGGGACTCTCTGTGCCCAATCCGGTGGCTGGCCGGGTACTGCGCCGGGGCTTCTGGTACACCGCCGATATCATGACCGAATATATCGCCGACTCTCTGACCCTCGACCAGTGGCTCATGAGCAGGCAGATATCCATGGACCTGTGGCAGCGCATCGGCGCAACCATTGCCACATTCCACCGGGCCGGCCTGGACCACGTGGATCTGAATATCCGCAATATTCTCATCGACAGCCATAAACAGGTGTACCTGATTGACTTTGACCGATGCCAGCTGCGCGATCCCGATTCCCACTGGCAGCACGGCAACCTGGAGCGGCTGAGCCGTTCCCTGTACAAACTGGGACACTATACCCCCTGGCAATGGCAGCAGCTGATGCACGGTTATCGCCAGCCAGCTTCTCTCCACCGTACCTGA
- a CDS encoding BamA/TamA family outer membrane protein, with protein sequence MAHIARSGRTIRPLLLCLCFLLASAQGACAENAASTGSSEWIFIPFPIYTPETGAAMTLCAIGTFRGPQQSAASSFLIALAYSEKEQLSLEFNPSISFGSTVRTSARVAFEDWPDEFFGLGNDTRRGDREHFASRNTVARIELQHSLGNDFWMGPIIDWKRYRIRDTEEGGLLETHLPDGIDGGTLAGLGIAVSHDTRDDTFFPFAGHFIQINAVRYTQQLGSDYSFARTTLDSRQYIAVGGRHVLALHQYASINRGTVPFQELSMLGDSSPALMRGYYSGRFRDRDMAVLQAEYRVPLPPGPWALAFFAGTGAVGRNLGELASEDLKWSGGAGLRYRASRTEAVNLRLDLARAEDSSGIYFNVFEAF encoded by the coding sequence ATGGCGCACATCGCGCGAAGCGGCCGGACAATCAGGCCCCTGTTGCTCTGCCTTTGCTTTCTGCTGGCGAGCGCGCAGGGGGCCTGCGCTGAGAACGCTGCTTCCACAGGAAGTTCCGAGTGGATTTTCATTCCCTTCCCCATCTATACACCGGAAACCGGTGCCGCCATGACCCTCTGCGCCATTGGAACCTTCCGAGGGCCGCAGCAGTCTGCGGCGTCAAGTTTCCTGATCGCCCTGGCCTACTCGGAAAAGGAACAGCTCAGCCTTGAGTTCAATCCAAGTATTTCCTTTGGCAGCACAGTGCGCACCAGTGCGAGGGTAGCCTTTGAAGACTGGCCCGATGAATTCTTCGGCCTTGGCAACGACACCCGTCGCGGTGATCGCGAGCATTTCGCCTCGCGCAATACCGTGGCACGTATCGAGCTGCAGCACTCGCTGGGAAATGATTTCTGGATGGGTCCGATCATCGACTGGAAAAGGTACCGTATCCGTGATACAGAAGAGGGCGGACTACTGGAAACCCACCTGCCAGACGGCATTGACGGAGGAACCCTTGCCGGCCTGGGAATCGCGGTCAGCCACGATACCCGGGACGACACCTTCTTTCCTTTTGCAGGTCATTTCATTCAGATCAACGCGGTGCGCTACACGCAGCAGCTGGGTTCGGACTACTCCTTTGCGCGAACCACCCTGGACAGCCGCCAGTATATCGCCGTTGGGGGCCGCCACGTGCTGGCCCTGCATCAATACGCCAGCATCAACCGGGGAACCGTCCCCTTCCAGGAACTCTCCATGCTGGGCGATTCTTCCCCCGCCCTGATGCGCGGATACTATTCCGGGCGCTTTCGTGACCGGGACATGGCGGTACTTCAGGCAGAGTACCGCGTCCCTCTGCCTCCGGGGCCCTGGGCTCTGGCTTTTTTTGCCGGCACCGGCGCAGTAGGCCGCAACCTGGGGGAACTGGCATCGGAAGACCTGAAATGGTCGGGAGGCGCCGGGCTGCGCTACCGGGCCAGTCGCACGGAAGCCGTAAACCTGCGCCTCGACCTGGCGCGGGCTGAAGACAGCAGCGGCATCTATTTTAATGTTTTCGAAGCTTTCTGA
- a CDS encoding 3'-5' exoribonuclease YhaM family protein — protein sequence MFIGEFQAGKVIHEDLLVVQHAIKQARNGKDYQFIKLQDRTGQLDGYNWNYQAGSPEFKEGQVVTVKGTIQEFKGNLQVNISSIAASGAAFDRDKFLPVTSRDVNVLYQELESMIARIQNPHLKKLLVTVSQDPEMKHLLQTAPAAKSMHHAYLGGLLEHLVSVMGLALRVCPHYPEINQDKVLAGTFFHDIGKIYELEYKTAFEYSTPGILLGHLYMGCEIFDRFVRKFPQFPAELSMEIKHIILSHHGLLEYGSPKRPKTLEALVVHHLDDLDAKINTINGLFEAAGKSNSPWTDYHRLLDRRFYRGDEGNGDRAEQPEELPATPVKKSVQPEPSDSGQTKTVARAETRKSFSQQPFQQLDGILPFEGDKKEE from the coding sequence TTGTTTATTGGAGAATTTCAGGCCGGGAAGGTCATTCACGAAGATCTGCTGGTGGTTCAGCACGCCATAAAACAAGCCCGCAACGGCAAGGATTATCAGTTCATCAAGCTCCAGGATCGCACCGGCCAGCTGGATGGATACAACTGGAACTACCAGGCAGGCTCACCGGAGTTCAAAGAGGGCCAGGTGGTCACGGTCAAGGGCACCATTCAGGAATTCAAGGGGAACCTGCAGGTCAACATCTCTTCCATCGCCGCCTCTGGAGCGGCTTTTGATCGCGACAAGTTTCTTCCCGTCACCAGCAGGGACGTCAATGTCCTGTACCAGGAGCTGGAAAGCATGATCGCCAGAATCCAGAACCCGCACCTGAAAAAGCTGCTGGTTACCGTCAGTCAGGATCCGGAAATGAAGCACCTGCTGCAGACAGCTCCGGCTGCGAAATCCATGCATCACGCCTACCTGGGCGGCCTGCTGGAGCACCTGGTTTCGGTGATGGGCCTGGCGCTGCGCGTCTGCCCCCACTATCCGGAGATCAACCAGGACAAAGTGCTGGCGGGCACGTTCTTCCACGACATTGGCAAAATCTACGAGCTGGAATACAAGACCGCTTTCGAATACAGTACCCCCGGCATCCTGCTCGGCCACCTGTACATGGGCTGCGAAATTTTCGACCGTTTCGTGCGCAAGTTTCCCCAGTTTCCGGCAGAGTTGAGCATGGAGATCAAACACATCATCCTCAGCCACCACGGCCTGCTGGAATATGGTTCCCCCAAGCGCCCCAAAACCCTGGAGGCGCTCGTGGTTCACCACCTGGACGATCTGGACGCCAAAATCAACACCATCAACGGTTTGTTTGAAGCAGCGGGGAAGAGCAACTCGCCCTGGACGGACTATCACCGCCTGCTGGATCGTCGCTTTTATCGTGGTGATGAAGGAAATGGCGACCGTGCCGAGCAGCCTGAAGAGCTGCCAGCCACGCCAGTGAAAAAAAGCGTGCAGCCGGAGCCTTCAGACAGTGGGCAAACGAAGACGGTGGCACGCGCTGAAACCAGAAAGAGCTTTTCCCAGCAGCCATTCCAGCAGCTTGATGGCATTCTGCCCTTTGAGGGAGACAAAAAAGAGGAGTAG
- a CDS encoding TIGR00153 family protein, whose amino-acid sequence MSLISGLFGPDPLKAIQTHMEAVKECIDQLDPAIQYWLAEDFDNLKLVAKKIMKFENEADRVQASSRASFPTSMFMPVSRKSLFKLLKKQDSIANDVEDIAFILTVRKTYLHPQLREPFMAFYGKVQEILAATLELMTEVENVFDSGFGAPQKKDFASKVEHIIFLEWECDKRQYKLAQHVYALEEEICPVTIFMLVELTKKLGEMANAAERLAESTAEVLSE is encoded by the coding sequence ATGAGCCTCATCTCAGGACTCTTTGGCCCGGATCCGCTCAAGGCCATTCAGACACACATGGAAGCGGTCAAGGAATGCATTGATCAGCTTGACCCTGCCATCCAGTACTGGTTGGCCGAAGATTTCGACAACCTGAAACTGGTCGCCAAGAAAATCATGAAGTTCGAGAATGAAGCCGATCGCGTCCAGGCTTCTTCGCGCGCCTCTTTTCCCACCAGCATGTTCATGCCCGTCTCCCGCAAAAGCCTTTTCAAGCTCCTGAAAAAGCAGGACAGCATCGCCAACGATGTTGAAGATATCGCCTTTATTCTCACCGTCCGCAAAACCTACCTCCATCCCCAACTGCGTGAACCCTTCATGGCCTTCTACGGCAAGGTGCAGGAGATCCTGGCCGCTACCCTGGAACTGATGACGGAAGTGGAAAACGTCTTTGACAGCGGCTTCGGCGCCCCGCAGAAAAAGGATTTCGCCAGCAAGGTCGAGCACATCATCTTCCTGGAATGGGAGTGCGACAAGCGCCAGTACAAGCTGGCCCAGCACGTCTATGCCCTGGAGGAAGAGATCTGCCCCGTCACCATCTTCATGCTCGTCGAGCTCACCAAAAAGCTGGGCGAAATGGCCAATGCCGCAGAGAGACTGGCGGAGTCCACCGCAGAGGTACTCTCCGAGTGA
- a CDS encoding inorganic phosphate transporter: MIEHSLLIFTLVVIFGFYMAWNIGANDVANAMGTSVGSRAMTLKQAVMVAAVFEFMGAFLVGSSVTQTVKSGIVDINLFSGTPEVVVVGMLSALLAAAMWLQVATIFGWPVSTTHSIIGAVVGFGLVAGGMGVIQWERLTQVGMSWIVSPLSGALISMLIFSFIHRNILATETPVINAKRYTPYLVFILVFTLSLSMIYKGLANLKLPISIEFSILMAIAIGTIGVIISKTLMNKIPDTAYNRKGFGAKFTIVDRIYRSMMILTACYVAFAHGANDVANAIGPVAAVVTTLQTGQIQAHVPVPLWVLAMGGVGIVVGIATMGYRVIDTIGKRITEITPTSGFSATFGTATTVLVCSTMGLPISTTHTLVGSVIGVGLVKGVGSINLRMLWGIVISWIVTVPISAIICALLFKVLFFMLYM, translated from the coding sequence GTGATTGAACACTCCTTGCTTATATTTACCCTCGTCGTGATATTCGGATTCTATATGGCCTGGAACATCGGGGCCAATGATGTGGCCAATGCCATGGGAACCTCGGTGGGCTCACGGGCCATGACCCTCAAGCAGGCCGTCATGGTGGCCGCCGTCTTTGAATTTATGGGCGCCTTCCTGGTGGGATCATCGGTAACCCAGACCGTGAAAAGCGGAATCGTTGATATCAACCTGTTCTCCGGTACCCCCGAAGTGGTGGTGGTGGGCATGCTCAGCGCCCTGCTGGCAGCCGCCATGTGGCTGCAGGTTGCCACTATCTTTGGCTGGCCCGTCTCCACCACCCACTCCATCATCGGAGCCGTCGTGGGCTTCGGGCTGGTGGCAGGGGGCATGGGCGTGATTCAGTGGGAGCGCCTCACCCAGGTGGGGATGAGCTGGATCGTCTCACCCCTCTCCGGCGCCCTGATCAGTATGCTGATCTTCTCCTTTATCCACCGCAATATCCTGGCAACGGAAACCCCCGTCATCAACGCCAAACGCTACACCCCCTATCTGGTCTTTATCCTCGTCTTTACCCTCTCCCTCTCCATGATCTACAAAGGTCTCGCCAACCTCAAGCTCCCCATCAGCATTGAGTTTTCCATATTGATGGCCATAGCCATCGGCACCATAGGCGTCATCATCAGCAAGACCCTCATGAATAAAATTCCCGATACCGCCTATAACCGCAAGGGATTCGGCGCAAAGTTCACCATCGTCGACCGCATCTACCGCTCCATGATGATCCTGACCGCCTGCTATGTCGCCTTTGCCCATGGAGCCAATGACGTCGCCAACGCCATCGGACCCGTGGCCGCCGTGGTAACCACCCTGCAGACCGGCCAGATACAGGCCCATGTCCCTGTACCCCTGTGGGTGCTGGCCATGGGCGGAGTGGGCATCGTTGTGGGTATCGCCACCATGGGATACCGTGTCATCGACACCATTGGCAAACGCATCACGGAAATTACCCCCACCAGCGGCTTTTCCGCCACCTTTGGAACCGCCACCACCGTGCTGGTATGTTCCACCATGGGCCTGCCCATTTCCACCACCCATACCCTGGTGGGAAGTGTCATCGGCGTTGGACTCGTCAAAGGCGTCGGCAGCATCAACCTGCGCATGCTGTGGGGAATCGTGATCTCCTGGATTGTGACCGTACCCATCTCCGCCATAATTTGCGCATTGCTCTTCAAAGTGCTATTTTTCATGCTCTACATGTAA
- a CDS encoding peptidylprolyl isomerase, translated as MNTDLIVVLETTQGTIEVQLMPEIAPKTSENFATHATNGYYNGVIFHRVIKNFMIQGGDPTGTGRGGESIWGKPFADEVTPKVTFDKPGLLAMANAGPGTNGSQFFITTAATPWLNGNHTIFGTVISGYDVVEKIENTRTGRGDRPVEDQKIIKAYVKDAK; from the coding sequence ATGAATACAGACCTTATTGTGGTACTAGAAACCACCCAGGGCACCATTGAAGTACAGCTCATGCCCGAAATCGCCCCCAAGACCAGTGAAAACTTCGCCACCCACGCCACCAACGGCTACTATAACGGCGTCATCTTTCACCGCGTCATCAAGAACTTCATGATCCAGGGCGGCGACCCCACCGGAACCGGACGCGGCGGCGAATCCATCTGGGGCAAACCCTTCGCCGACGAAGTCACCCCCAAAGTCACCTTCGACAAACCCGGCCTGCTCGCCATGGCCAACGCCGGTCCCGGCACCAACGGCAGCCAGTTCTTCATCACCACCGCCGCCACCCCCTGGCTGAACGGCAACCACACCATCTTCGGCACCGTCATCAGCGGCTACGACGTGGTGGAGAAAATCGAAAACACCCGCACCGGACGCGGCGACCGCCCCGTGGAAGACCAGAAGATCATCAAGGCGTACGTCAAAGACGCCAAATAG
- the cas6 gene encoding CRISPR system precrRNA processing endoribonuclease RAMP protein Cas6 has protein sequence MPGKIPERPITSEFLYSFPGLIKTIRLNCTHVWGMILLFREEYCMLKNQYRYVGVINMEIVTLLACLKAKQNSILPQYKFSTLRGALGHGLRRVICIKRRAQCQDCSLLQHCPYTTIFDNSATQTEFLPLVCYSGNEQMEFHAGDTLSVHITLMGHAAAHSAYTLLALQEMASQGLGKDRQPFAIGHPPPLPQVQHLYDTPLPAGSYRLRLQSPLRSKTGSRLTTDLGLQKILHLAQRRLQSLHEHSGQPLPPLLSDTPQAQEISRNLHWLDIGRYSNRQATKMKLGGFVGTMEFSDPTGAAATMFNAAAKIHIGKQTTFGYGKIELEGI, from the coding sequence ATGCCTGGAAAAATTCCTGAAAGACCTATCACCTCGGAATTCTTGTACTCTTTTCCCGGACTTATAAAAACAATACGATTAAACTGTACGCATGTCTGGGGTATGATACTTCTGTTCAGGGAAGAGTATTGTATGCTAAAAAATCAATACCGTTACGTTGGAGTGATAAACATGGAAATCGTAACATTGCTTGCGTGTTTAAAGGCAAAACAGAACAGCATCCTCCCCCAATACAAATTCTCCACCCTGCGTGGAGCCCTTGGCCACGGTTTGCGCCGGGTTATCTGCATCAAGCGACGCGCACAATGCCAGGATTGTTCGCTTCTGCAGCATTGTCCCTACACAACGATTTTCGACAACAGTGCCACGCAAACTGAGTTCCTGCCGCTGGTCTGTTACAGTGGTAACGAGCAGATGGAATTCCACGCAGGCGACACGCTCTCTGTGCATATTACGCTCATGGGTCACGCCGCTGCGCACAGCGCCTATACCCTGCTGGCCCTGCAGGAAATGGCTTCCCAGGGCCTTGGCAAAGACCGCCAGCCATTTGCTATTGGTCACCCGCCTCCTCTGCCCCAGGTTCAGCATCTATATGACACTCCACTCCCAGCAGGCTCCTACCGCCTGCGCCTGCAAAGCCCCTTGCGCAGCAAAACCGGCAGCAGGCTTACCACAGACCTTGGCTTGCAAAAAATACTTCACCTTGCCCAGCGCCGCCTGCAAAGCCTGCACGAACACAGCGGGCAGCCACTTCCCCCATTACTGTCAGATACCCCGCAAGCTCAGGAAATTTCCCGAAATCTCCACTGGCTGGATATTGGGCGATACTCCAATCGTCAGGCCACCAAAATGAAGCTGGGGGGCTTTGTTGGCACCATGGAATTCAGCGACCCAACAGGCGCAGCCGCCACAATGTTCAACGCTGCAGCAAAAATACACATCGGAAAACAGACCACATTTGGATACGGGAAAATTGAACTGGAGGGAATATGA
- the cas10 gene encoding type III-A CRISPR-associated protein Cas10/Csm1, translated as MSDTSPLSRAYTIATAGLLHDIGKFLQRSGKKLLKADDYNYAYGTKHGYGHVHAAFTGLFFDGKFTFGSADNQEIKASYDGVLQAFPSVVQHDKETSMANLAASHHKVGDQSHPLQWIIAEADRLASGFERDRSEEQYNAYAQALAKEEQKSKHSNTHMRNIFADIKLSAKEDQQPSDDNSNKPTEKALHYPFAPLEPSILPINNSTVEESQAAKDYTRLLTGFAEGLTAIARRVGANKNDKSSSLANAYLALASLMERYCWSIPSATVSYENGKFTPTPTNISLYDHSRATSAIATALYAWHREKDDIDHAKAGNLTLISSVKDRSKEQKFCFIQGDFSGIQHFIFDAGGESNKFAAKILRAKSFYVSMATEAAAHAICHELNLPLSSIIMNAGGKFTILAANTSDLQAAVGRVKTTINEHFHKLTFGQTRFNIATLCFQPERLVMREYALLMGDLAHALECEKLRPQISEPVFKEYLSSRKSRELCTICGKHWGDETKYGTICPHCNRFRRLGEALVSEEVKDGEARRNYFHIQYSEDQKEGDWTYPLFGQWHLAFGKSPDLSAPTYNIDRQSTFSGFAHKHLANYVPRWRNDGEWDELRYKGISKERLEGIELNVNATKTFAHIGADALHEEENGKLRGVAHLGVLKADVDHLGQIFSRGFTVKENGKDISYANMSRMSMLSRMLDYFFTGWLPWRLAKKPAEGEVDYRSVYTVFAGGDDLFLIGPWNRIVDLAGEIDQHLRQYTGGNPDIHLSAGIVLRKAAIPVREMARDAEEALDAAKHGEGPEAGKNRNRITVFGQTVTWEEYKELMRSGDALKQRTQTMESELSTQYLYGLLKFSQDAATATTFPESPEEVNAWMEAAKWRARLKYRHQRYFVEKSKKEETKLEAMEFVFKDIQEKTSKMSIPLSRLLYDRRRR; from the coding sequence ATGAGTGACACATCGCCCCTGAGCCGTGCCTACACCATAGCCACAGCCGGACTACTCCACGACATTGGCAAGTTTCTGCAGCGCAGCGGTAAAAAACTGCTGAAAGCAGATGACTACAACTATGCCTACGGCACCAAGCACGGTTACGGCCACGTGCACGCCGCCTTCACCGGGCTTTTCTTTGATGGAAAATTCACTTTTGGCAGTGCTGATAACCAGGAAATCAAGGCATCTTACGATGGTGTGCTGCAGGCATTCCCGTCGGTTGTGCAGCATGATAAAGAAACATCCATGGCCAATCTCGCCGCCAGCCACCACAAAGTGGGCGACCAGTCCCACCCCTTGCAGTGGATTATTGCCGAAGCCGACCGCCTGGCCAGTGGTTTTGAGCGGGACAGATCAGAGGAGCAATACAACGCCTACGCCCAAGCATTGGCCAAGGAAGAGCAAAAGTCAAAACACTCAAACACCCACATGCGCAACATCTTTGCCGACATTAAACTCAGTGCAAAGGAAGACCAGCAGCCATCAGACGATAATTCAAACAAGCCAACGGAGAAAGCCCTTCACTACCCCTTTGCACCCTTGGAGCCATCGATTCTACCCATAAACAATTCCACTGTGGAAGAATCACAAGCAGCCAAGGATTACACCCGCCTGTTGACGGGATTTGCGGAGGGACTGACCGCAATCGCCCGTCGCGTGGGGGCGAATAAAAATGACAAAAGTTCCTCCCTCGCTAACGCCTACCTGGCCCTGGCCAGTCTTATGGAGCGATACTGCTGGAGTATCCCTTCGGCAACCGTCAGTTATGAAAATGGGAAGTTTACCCCGACCCCCACTAATATCTCCCTCTACGACCACAGCCGCGCCACCAGCGCCATAGCCACCGCCCTGTACGCCTGGCACCGGGAAAAGGATGACATAGACCACGCCAAAGCGGGCAATCTGACACTGATCAGCAGCGTAAAGGATAGAAGCAAGGAACAGAAATTCTGTTTCATTCAGGGCGACTTCAGCGGCATCCAGCACTTCATCTTTGATGCCGGTGGAGAATCCAACAAGTTTGCCGCCAAGATACTGCGCGCCAAGTCCTTCTACGTGAGCATGGCCACCGAAGCCGCCGCCCATGCCATCTGCCACGAACTGAACCTGCCCCTCAGCTCCATTATCATGAACGCCGGTGGCAAGTTCACTATCCTGGCCGCCAACACCAGCGACCTGCAAGCAGCCGTGGGAAGGGTTAAAACCACTATCAACGAGCACTTTCACAAACTGACCTTCGGCCAGACCCGCTTTAACATCGCCACCTTGTGCTTTCAGCCTGAGCGTTTGGTAATGCGCGAATATGCCTTGCTGATGGGGGATCTGGCCCATGCCCTGGAGTGCGAAAAACTGCGGCCACAGATCAGCGAACCCGTTTTTAAGGAGTACCTTTCCAGCCGCAAAAGCCGCGAGCTGTGCACCATCTGCGGCAAACACTGGGGGGATGAGACCAAATATGGCACTATCTGCCCCCACTGCAACCGCTTTCGCCGCCTTGGGGAAGCACTGGTATCAGAAGAGGTCAAAGACGGCGAAGCTCGCCGCAACTACTTCCACATCCAATACTCTGAAGACCAGAAAGAGGGCGATTGGACCTATCCTCTCTTTGGTCAGTGGCACCTGGCCTTTGGCAAAAGCCCCGACCTCAGCGCGCCCACATACAATATCGACCGCCAGAGTACATTCAGCGGCTTTGCCCACAAACACCTGGCCAATTATGTGCCTCGTTGGCGAAATGACGGGGAATGGGATGAACTACGCTACAAGGGAATCAGCAAGGAACGCTTGGAAGGTATTGAACTAAATGTTAACGCCACTAAAACCTTTGCCCATATTGGCGCTGATGCCCTGCACGAAGAAGAAAACGGCAAACTGCGGGGAGTAGCCCATCTGGGTGTGCTCAAGGCCGACGTGGATCACCTGGGTCAGATCTTCAGTCGAGGCTTTACGGTGAAGGAAAACGGCAAAGACATCAGCTACGCCAATATGTCCCGCATGTCCATGCTCTCGCGCATGCTGGACTACTTCTTCACCGGCTGGCTCCCATGGCGACTTGCCAAAAAACCAGCAGAAGGGGAAGTCGACTACCGCAGCGTTTACACCGTCTTTGCCGGAGGGGACGACCTCTTTCTCATCGGCCCCTGGAACCGCATCGTTGATCTGGCCGGGGAAATAGACCAGCACCTCCGCCAGTACACCGGAGGCAACCCCGACATTCACCTTAGCGCCGGCATCGTGCTACGCAAAGCCGCCATCCCCGTGCGCGAGATGGCCCGCGATGCCGAGGAAGCACTGGATGCCGCCAAGCATGGAGAAGGCCCTGAAGCTGGTAAAAATCGCAACCGCATTACCGTTTTTGGTCAGACTGTGACGTGGGAGGAATACAAGGAACTTATGCGCAGTGGCGATGCATTAAAGCAACGTACCCAAACGATGGAAAGTGAACTCTCCACCCAATATCTCTACGGACTGTTGAAGTTTAGCCAGGATGCTGCCACTGCGACAACATTCCCTGAAAGTCCAGAAGAAGTGAATGCCTGGATGGAGGCAGCCAAGTGGAGAGCCCGGCTGAAATATCGGCATCAAAGATACTTTGTGGAGAAGAGCAAAAAGGAGGAGACAAAACTCGAAGCGATGGAATTTGTGTTTAAGGATATTCAAGAAAAAACCAGTAAAATGAGCATCCCCCTTTCGCGGCTGCTCTACGACCGACGCAGGAGGTAG
- the csm2 gene encoding type III-A CRISPR-associated protein Csm2, with the protein MTIATIREYDDPEKRVKLFSDRAEETFKAMSGRNLTFTQLRRFYNQILSYREQIGADKPYEELLPYIAMVKAKAEYAYKRDKINDGFKRFIQSNIDQLCDSRKVDDFFIFCSLFEAVVAYSKGNLSN; encoded by the coding sequence ATGACGATAGCAACTATTCGGGAATACGATGATCCAGAGAAAAGAGTGAAACTTTTTTCGGACCGTGCAGAGGAAACGTTCAAAGCAATGTCTGGTAGAAATCTTACGTTTACTCAGTTGCGCCGCTTCTACAATCAAATACTGAGCTACCGGGAGCAAATTGGTGCCGATAAACCGTATGAAGAGCTATTGCCATATATAGCGATGGTAAAGGCCAAGGCTGAGTACGCATACAAACGTGATAAAATCAATGATGGCTTTAAGCGATTTATTCAAAGCAATATTGATCAGCTTTGCGATAGCCGCAAGGTAGATGACTTTTTTATCTTCTGCTCCCTTTTTGAGGCAGTAGTGGCTTACAGCAAAGGAAACCTGAGTAATTGA